TAGTGGACAGTGACTCAGTTGAAAAAGTTGGTAGATGAACTTCGCAAAGCTACGACAGCCTGAAAAGGTGAGTATTGGTTTGGGCTCTAGTTCAAAAGTTAGGTATAGTATAAATGGATTACTTCATGCAAAGAGTTaagtactgtatttttgtaacTATAGACAacggagccaaattgagctcaaatgtattgaataagaaaagaaaaacgtaactgaaatatttcataatatgaaaaaactaaattcaatgaaattaaaaaaaaatattcaaacgtgaaaaagtgtatgctaaaatcagTCAATGGATTTTCGCGtccgatcttaaaatgtcttcgtTCAAACACGTTTTTTCCACGTTAGCTTCTTACgatttcttcccaccttcgttcgaatcatgttttctcaaaaccaagttttgagcctctattgggcattgaattctcgcacccgattagccatgaatcacaccattataaGGGGAAAATCATATAGCCTTTCCGAGCactgcaaacattttataatgtttataaaaaaCTTGCTTGGCATTGCTTGACAGACTGCTGATAAAATTGCTTCTCAAATCCATGCTGGATACAGATCTatcttttaaattttttgttgaGTATTACACACTTTTCCTGACACCTCCGCTGTGTATTTCTAGGACTGTTCGGAATATGACTGTGTCATACCTCATGGTTCTTTCAGCAGCGTTGATCCTGATCAGTCATGAAACTCTAGTAACTAAGGTAACATCAAATATTCATGTTTGTACATAACAacgtacagtgagggaaaaaattatttggtcccatgctgattttgtacggTTGCCCAGTGACAAAGAAAGGatcggtctataattttaatggtaggtttatttgaacagtgagagacagaataacaacaaagaaatcctgaaaaacgcatgtcaaaaatgttataaattgatttacattttaatgattttaataATGcagtgatcatgagaacgggaccatagtcaccaagtaAACAATTGGTaactcaaggtccccctgctcaagaaagcacatgtacaggcccctctgatgtttgccaatgaacatctgaatgattcagaggagaactgggtgaaagtgttgtggtcagatgagaccaaaattgagggacaaaatcccttctgtgcaaacctggtggccaaatacaagaaacgtctgacctctgattGCCAACGGGTTTTTTGCAGAGGGGTAAAATACTTATTTcgctcattaaaatgcaaatcaattcataacatttttgacatgtttttccggatttttttgttgttattctgcctctcacttttcaaataaacctgccattaaaattatagactgatcatttctttgtcagtgggcaaatgtacaaaatcagcagggaatcaaataatcttttccctcactgtacatgaaAAGTTGTGAATGGGACTGGCTTACCTTGGATGTTTGTTGGATTATGTGAACATGTGCTGCTTTTACCCCAATCCATTTTAAAggattacagttttttattttttattttaggcccTACATCAGAATCTCATTGACTGCTGTGGAGGAAGACATAGAGTGAACAGCTCATGCTCAAATGGCACTCAATGTGAGCCAGGTACAGAACAACTCTGCATCCTttaattcatttaattaattgttaAATCTCCAATGCAGTCTTTTTAATtgcaacccagtttccaaaaaaaggtTGGATGCTGTGCaaaatgtaaaggaaaacagaatgcgccgatgtgcaaattatttatacgctatattcaatagaaaatagctaGTATGAAACATATCAAAGTTGACAAtaagaaattttattgttttttgaaaaagatGTGctcaatttgatgccagtaacatgcTTCAAAAGAGTGGGGacagggcaacaaaagactggagaaaaaaaaacaaattaggttaattggcaactggtcagtaacatgactgggtataaaaagggCATTACTGAGATGATGAGCATATCCGAAGTAAAGATAGGGAGGgtttcatcactctgtgaaagactgtgcaggcaaatagtgcaatgaCGTTTCTCAATGTTAAATtgaaaagagtttggggatctcatcatctacggtacataatataattaaaagattcagagaatccagagcaATCTTTTGTATGCAAGGgtcaaggccaaaaaccaatattggatgaccATGATCATCAGGCCCTCAAgtagcactgcattaaaaacagacatgattctgttgtggacatcactgcatgggctcaggactACTTcctaaaaacattgtctgtgaacacagtgcgTCACTGcgtccacaaatgcaagtgatAACTCTACcacgcaaagaagaaaccatacacgaacaagatccagaaatgccaccgccttctctgggcccgggctcatttaagatggacacTCATTTAAGTGTAAAATtgtcttgtggtctgacaaatcaaaatttgaaattatgtttgggaatcatggatgccacatcatctggactaaagaggagagggaccatccagcttcttatcagcgcacagtttaaaagccaacatccgtgatAGTATGGTGGTTcatagtgcacatggcatgggtgacttgcacatttgtgaaggcaccattaatggttaacaatatatacaggttgtGAAGCGACATGCTACCATCCAGATGaaatttttcagggaaggccttgcttatatCCCCAAGACAATGCCGAACCATATTCTCCACGAATTTCAACAGTACAGCTCCGTAGTAAAAGTGTCAGTGCTAAACaagcctgcctgcagtccagacctgtcacccattgaaaacatttggcgcattatgaaacgaaaaatataacaaaggagaccccgaactgttgagcagctgcagtcctatatcaagcaagaatgggaatacatttcactttcaaaacatcattgcattcagtttttacagtatctcacaaaagtgagtacacccctcacatttttgtaaatatttaattatatattttcctgtgacaacactgaagaaattacactttgctgcaatgtaaagtagtgagtgtacagtttgtattacagtgtacatttgctgtcccttcaaaataactcaacacacagccattaatgtctaaaccgctggcaacaaaagtgagtacacgcccaattagccattttccctccccggtgtcatgtgacttgttagtgttacaaggtctcgggtgtgaatggggagcaggtgtgttaaatttggtgtcatcgctctcacactccctcatactggtcactggaggttcaacatggcacctcatggcaaagaactctctgaggatctgaaaaaaagaattgttgctctacataaagatggcctaggctataagaagattgccaaggccctgaaactgagctgcagtacGTTGGCCGAGACCATACTGCGGTTTAACAGGATAGGTTCCACTCAGAATAGGCCTCGTCActgtcgaccaaagaagttgagtgcacgtgctcagcgtcatattcTGAGGTTGTATTTGGGAAGtggacgtatgagtgctgccagcctTGCTGtaatcccagaaggaagcctcttctaaagatgatgcacaaagaatgcccgcaaacagtttgctgaagacaagtgGACTTATGACATGGATttctggaaccatgtcctgtggtctgatgagaccaagaaacttgtttggttcagatggtgtcaagcgtgtgtggtgggaaccaggtgaggagtacaaagacaagtgtgtcttgcctacagtcaagcatagtggtgggagtgtcatggtctggggctgcatgagtgctgccggcactggaagctacagttcattgagggaaccatgaatgccaacatgtactgtgtcatactgaagcagagcatgatccccttcctacagagactgggccgcagggcagtattccaacttgataacgaccccaaagacacctccaagacgaccacagccttgctaaagaagctgagggtaaaggtgatggactggccaagcatgtctccagacctaaaccctattgagcatctgtggggcatccttaaACGGGAGGTGggggagcgcaaggtctctaacctccaacagctctgtgatgtcatcatggaggagtggaagaggactccagtgacaacctgtgaagctctggtgaactccatgcccaagagggttaaggcagtgctggaaaattatggtggtcacacaaaatattgacactttgggcccaatttggacattttcacttaggggtgtactcacttatgttgccagcggtttagactttaatggctgtgtgttgtgttattttgaggggacagcaaatttacactgttatacaagctgtacactcactactttacattgtagcaaagtgccatttcttcaatgttgtcacatgaaaagataatcaaatatatacaaaaatgtgaggggtgtactcttttgtgagatactgtattcaCATTTCTATAGACCATTACAGCTtttttggaatacattttaaatcttCTGTGTATGTCTAATGAATCAGTTTATGCTCCGTCATTTGAAATTCAGAGAAAGCCAGTGTATTGCTGATGTATTTACCAGAGGCTCCTTTTGCTGTTTAGATGCTTTGTATAATACGAAAGGGCGCAGAACACTTAAATCTGTTGACTTAATCAGTCATTGAAACTTATGTCCTAGtattgaattattatttaactAGTAGTGGAGAGTTAGTTTTATGGATTAGATTTGTTGATTAGGATTAGGAAAGAGATTGCCTTGTTTTTCCAACATTTCAGCTTCATCCAATCTGATTTTCTCAGGATGCTATCAGCGTGTCCTGGAGAACAGCACAGCTGTGTGTTGGCCCTGTGACTTGGCGGTTTCTGATCTTGAGAACTTCACTGCTTGCAACTACAGTAAGAGCACAAGAATGGGACATAATATTATGGGTATTACTGACTCAGAAATCTGGATTCAAAAAGGGGTTGTGGGTTTTCCACAGGTGTCCTTCCCTAACTAGTATGTATTTTCCCCTTCTAAAGCATACGTCACAGACAGAACCAATCGTACAACAATAACTACAGTCCTACCCAAAATTGGTAAGACATTGTGCAAGTTCTTCTTTACATAACATTGTGCCAGTTATTTTAGACTTAACTCTTGCACATGTGCAgttccttttttaaatgtattcacccccccccccccccttcgatctttgtttgtgttacaacatgaattctaaattgatttaattaggagttttttattttacttcaaaatgattgatgttttgggggttgaTCAGTGGCACCAAAAAGTTTCGAGAGCCACGCTATACAATATGAGGCCAGGCTAGTTGGGCTGTATGTCTCATGAGAACAAAGAGCTGAACTGTGTGTCCACTGGGAGTGATGAGGGTGCAACATGTCTTTGTGTGAACAGGAGGTCCTGGTGTGGCAGCATCCCTTTTGTTTGGAACATTGTTGATCAGCCTCTTCTTGATTCTCTCCGTTGCCTCCTTCTTCTACCTCAAACGCTCCAACCGACTTCCAGGTATCTTCTACCAGCAGAATAAGGGTACGTTTTTCCTCTTGACTGGTTGACTTTGAATAAGtgtttacagtcttttttttttattgtgtgctCCTAATATAAAATGGTAATCATGTGTCTGGTGTACATTTACAGGCTTCATATTCCAACCAAGCGAGGCAGTAAGACATTTTCAATTTATTGTGCAATgttcacatttttaaaaatggaGTATATGTCTTAAATATTATATACAATACTATAAAAAGACTCTGAATACAAGACTCTGGTTTTCATCTTTCCAGGCTGTCATGATCCCATCAGCTACATCTTCAGGTAGGAACATTTCACAACAACACGTCACAACTTCAGACAGGGGTTTTACGTAGGACAATTTGTGCATTTGTGTAAAACATGAAGAATTtctcaacattttcttttgctCCTTTATCCTTGCACACGTGTAGTCAGAGTTTAAACTACAGGCAGTTTTTGGGATTCTTAGACTCACTCCTCAAGATCAAGTTTCGTTTACCGTAGTCCCCTCTCTCCATTGTGTTCGGTAGTTAGGAAACCCAGATACGTGAGGAGGGAGAGGCCTTCGGCCAACTCCGGACCTAGCGCTGCAACCATCCCCACCTCCGCCACCACCACTGTCTATAATGTGTAGGGAGCGAGGAGGTCtgagccagcctgctagcagaTGCAAGCGGAGGGGGGCACGTACCGTGAGTCGGTGTGGTTGAAGTCCTGCCCTTCTACTGTGTTGTCAAACAGGACCATTCACTCAAAAGAAAGGGGTGTCAGCTGTCTGTGTCTGCAGTATCTGCGGTAGCTCATTTGcttatctaaatgttaaatagaCATTTggttatttaatttgtttttttttaatgtaatttcgGTCAAAAATTTGACcaattatttattacatttgctATGTAAAGAATGGGTGGAGGTGGATTAGGAATCTTCAGTAATGATATTGAACTAGTCCATGCTGTTTTTGATACTGTAATTTAGTGAATCTTCTCTCAGGAGTTTTAAATTGTAGACTTTTTTCCCTGTATGTTCTTTGAGCACTGGACCAAACTGAATGTATTGTCATTGTCTTCTTGTACTAAACAAATGCGCATATACAAACACTACAGACGGCTTACCAAGCAGCACACACCAATAACATTAACACATGATCTGCTGGCTGTGAGATGTCTTGCATTACTTAATTAAACATGACAAGATGGATTGTCAGAACATGTTTATGCACCACTGCACATAAGCTATTACTTTTATTCCTTTTTGATTTGAAGCCTTGTTTTTGagcttacattttgaaatgtgctgAGACCGATGAAAAAAGTGATGTCTGTTTCCAAATATTCGTTTTAAATGTGCACTAAATTGAAGTTATTGCTGTGCCATGTATGTGATGTGCTCAAAGATATCTCAAAGGAATAGGGGTGATTATTTAAAGACGGGAGGACTTTGGTTAATTGTCTTTCGTTAGTTATTGGGAATGTGGGGATATTCTGTGGCCTTTTAGCAGCACCTTGTATTCAGTCAAGGctaatttttattttgctgGAGCACTGGTaaaatggttttgttttgtaaaatttAAGGGTGATTGAGTGAATTTATGGAAAGGAttttttaagtttgtttttttaGTTATTTATGCTGAAAGAACTGTGAAGATGTTTCAGGACTAGTATGACTGGTTTTTCTAgttttgtatgtacagtatgcatgAATCATCTGAAATGATGgtatttcaaacaaaacaagaaaaacttGTAAAACAGCTTTCTCCCCAGAGTATTTGTCCTTTGATCATTAACTGTTGCAAAGCAATTTGTAAAATTGTTACACGTGTACATACcctttttatttgacaaatattgtattgtttttgtatcGCAGTATTTTGTACTaatggattcatgtttttttggtAATTGAAGTATGTTTTGATTCTAAAGTTTCTGTGTATGGTTTACAATAATAAAGCACCTTTCTCTTATTAGTTTGTGTGGTTTTATTTTAAGTATTACTGTTGCTAAATATTTGATCAGCTATGGATAGGATGTTGTAAAATCTTTAGTTGAGCAAGTCTTCTGCATATGGTAAATATGTTTGGTATAGTAACAGAATGTGTTATTTTTAATCACTGAAGGTAGCTAAGATAGATTGGAGCTCCTTTCCAAAGGTTGAGTTCAAGTTACTAGCCTTCCATAATACCAACAAAATGTAAGAAACACTTGAGAGCATGACTCAAATATacaaagtacaggtgctggtcataaaatttgaatatcatcaagtTGATTTAATTCagttattccattcaaaaagtgaaacttgcataatgtatacatacattccacacagacatatatttcaagtgtttatttcttttaattttgatgattttataactgacaactaatgaactGACACAATCTGCTCTGGTGGCTGGTAGTGGCCCACTGCTATTTGCACATaaaagctgttctggtggctgGTAGTGGCCCACTGCTATTTGCAGACACTGTATTTGTAGACACCCTTTATTAGTAGACACTTGTGTTGGTGTTTTCCTCATTGTGGTTGATGCATaatgcagctctggaaaaaatttagacCAATGTTTttgttcctttccaaaaattttgaaaaggaaagtattgagtgaggaacagaagcattcagtttgcagtggtgtcttaatttttttccataaCTGTATATGTTGTTACTCTTGAATAATTAATGTAGAAAGAAGTAAAGACTAATCCTTGAAACAATGAGGCATAGCTATGTAATGTGTAACCTAGGATGAGGAAATAGTGTTTGAAAATAGCTCTCTGATAAGGGCCTACTTAGGGGAAAATGTCTTCATGGCGGTTTAGATAAGCTTTATTGTGGCAATAAGTCAGGGAACAGATTCTGGATGACTAATGACCAAATGGTTGTCTCAGCCTTAACAATGCCTTTTATTGTCCATGGAGAAAAACAGTGAGCTGTCAAACTCCCTCCTATTCCTCAAATTATTTTGGAGGATACACCTTTTCATTTGAATTCTTTTTTAATATTCATTGTGGGGTGTTGAAACCGTTTTGTCTGTATTCAGTGATAGTTTGACATACTGTACTTGACTAACCTTAGGAATTTACATCAACCATTTCATATTACAACAGGGACTACACCAACATAACGAACTTGTTAAATTTCAGTTCACTCATAATAacccaacaacaaaaaattatattagatCAAAAGAATTTCAATGAGATACACAATAGAATCTTTATAATGTGTATGTCCTTGATAGTAATGTTACTCATGTATTTTAAATTGTCAAATATATCTAAtccaacaaatacacacattcatttatatCCTGACTAAATTCAACACCCATTGCCCCATACATAACGTCTCACTTGTTTATAACTATTAATTTGGTTAACATGGACTTGAAGTTTTGAAGGAAATATCCCTCCCTCAGTTCAGGGTAATTAAATCTGGATCATTAAGGTCCAGTGCTAAAGAGTGAATCTTAGAGAATGCATTCATGGTAAATATTGAATATTCCCAATTATCTTTAAATTTGAATTCCTCTGAAAACCTACAATATGGATTGAATTGAATCTTGGTTGCAATGAACGTTATAATGACCCAAGTCATCACATCTTTTACGATGCTGGGATTTCTATATTGACTTTTTGAGTACACATGAAATGTAATgagcaataaaaaatatttttatcacATGGTTCTATGTTTAGACCTTTGATAACTGGTGGAGAAGTAAGGGTTTGTTTTGGTTGATATTCCTGGGGTATTTGATGTACTGTATGAAAGTATACAGCCTGTGTTGGTATTCGTTTTTTTAAGTATAATAAATAGGTAATATTACATGGAGCCTTACAATAGGCCCTTTATTTGGAACTCCgccatttacacacacacaccaaagttTGCCATAGCAGGAAGCTCTCTTTATTATTTACAGTAAAGCTCACAAAAATGTGATAAAATGCTTTGTCACCAttatgtggctgtgtgtgtgtttgagctagagtgagtgagtgctttgtttgtttttccaatttCCCTCCATGGtatttccctccctcttctcatctccACTTCAGACGTGTGGAAGCACTCCAGGTGCAGGTGAGAATGGCGTTTTAGTACACAGAAAGCAGAGAAGGCTGGAAGAGGACAGAGTGAGTAACTGAGGCAAACTGAAGATTCAGAAAGATAGAAACGTTGCTTTTGATGCTCCATCAATTGCCCAAATTCTGATCCCTGGACAAAAGGGAAACTCCCCTGGAAATAAAGAGAAATTAATTTGATACTATTATTAAAACCCCTCCCTGTAAGTAAGACTTTTACTTCTCCTTTTAATGTAATAGTTTGG
This sequence is a window from Esox lucius isolate fEsoLuc1 chromosome 17, fEsoLuc1.pri, whole genome shotgun sequence. Protein-coding genes within it:
- the c17h1orf159 gene encoding uncharacterized protein C1orf159 homolog isoform X1 produces the protein MLLVIQQLSPVSSVCCYLKRTVRNMTVSYLMVLSAALILISHETLVTKALHQNLIDCCGGRHRVNSSCSNGTQCEPGCYQRVLENSTAVCWPCDLAVSDLENFTACNYTYVTDRTNRTTITTVLPKIGGPGVAASLLFGTLLISLFLILSVASFFYLKRSNRLPGIFYQQNKGFIFQPSEAAVMIPSATSSVRKPRYVRRERPSANSGPSAATIPTSATTTVYNV
- the c17h1orf159 gene encoding uncharacterized protein C1orf159 homolog isoform X2, yielding MTVSYLMVLSAALILISHETLVTKALHQNLIDCCGGRHRVNSSCSNGTQCEPGCYQRVLENSTAVCWPCDLAVSDLENFTACNYTYVTDRTNRTTITTVLPKIGGPGVAASLLFGTLLISLFLILSVASFFYLKRSNRLPGIFYQQNKGFIFQPSEAAVMIPSATSSVRKPRYVRRERPSANSGPSAATIPTSATTTVYNV